Proteins encoded together in one Penaeus vannamei isolate JL-2024 chromosome 11, ASM4276789v1, whole genome shotgun sequence window:
- the LOC113823063 gene encoding plasminogen receptor (KT) isoform X1, giving the protein MIAQAVKEEMARRQQEAARRMVQRQMALQVASVRERLEWFAPFLVSSATFLFLGYRKTRNSVVLYPLVPMCFALGYQVDFAFGSKTNRIKNIAESIMRHEGHLIHVPEWHYSDPPQAKSRWASPLSRSSLDMPSLGAQVKI; this is encoded by the exons ATGATCGCCCAAGCCGTGAAGGAGGAAATG GCCAGGCGGCAGCAAGAGGCTGCCCGGAGGATGGTGCAGAGGCAGATGGCCCTGCAGGTGGCGTCGGTGCGAGAGCGCCTCGAGTGGTTCGCGCCCTTCCTGGTTTCATCAGCGACGTTCCTGTTCCTCGGCTACCGCAAAACCAGAAATTCAGTCGTGCTGTACCCCCTGGTGCCCATGTGCTTTGCCCTGGGCTATCAGGTCGATTTCGCTTTCGGAAGCAAAACGAACAGAATTAAAA ACATCGCAGAAAGCATCATGAGACACGAGGGACACCTGATCCACGTGCCTGAGTGGCACTACAGCGACCCCCCTCAAGCAAAATCACGGTGGGCATCCCCCTTATCTCGCTCAAGCCTTGACATGCCCAGTCTTGGAGCCCAAGTCAAGATATAA
- the LOC113823063 gene encoding plasminogen receptor (KT) isoform X2, translating into MIAQAVKEEMARRQQEAARRMVQRQMALQVASVRERLEWFAPFLVSSATFLFLGYRKTRNSVVLYPLVPMCFALGYQVDFAFGSKTNRIKNIAESIMRHEGHLIHVPEWHYSDPPQAKSRH; encoded by the exons ATGATCGCCCAAGCCGTGAAGGAGGAAATG GCCAGGCGGCAGCAAGAGGCTGCCCGGAGGATGGTGCAGAGGCAGATGGCCCTGCAGGTGGCGTCGGTGCGAGAGCGCCTCGAGTGGTTCGCGCCCTTCCTGGTTTCATCAGCGACGTTCCTGTTCCTCGGCTACCGCAAAACCAGAAATTCAGTCGTGCTGTACCCCCTGGTGCCCATGTGCTTTGCCCTGGGCTATCAGGTCGATTTCGCTTTCGGAAGCAAAACGAACAGAATTAAAA ACATCGCAGAAAGCATCATGAGACACGAGGGACACCTGATCCACGTGCCTGAGTGGCACTACAGCGACCCCCCTCAAGCAAAATCACG